Part of the Bacillota bacterium genome is shown below.
GGCCGGGTCGGCCGGACCTCCCCGGGCACGGCTTCAATCGCCCAGACGAGGCCGCGCCAGAGGTCCCGGACCCCGGTGATGGTGAGCCCGGCCGGGGCGAAGTAAAGCCCGGTCCGGCGGGCCGGGTGGTCACCGATGGCCAGGTAAAGCAGGGGGTCTAGCAGTCTCAGCGGGGCCGCTTCCAGGGGGCGTTGGCTGAGCATGTGCTCGATCAGGAGGATCCGGCCGT
Proteins encoded:
- a CDS encoding class I SAM-dependent methyltransferase — its product is NVEELPFTDESFDTVIGTCVFCTVPDPSKGLSEARRVCRSDGRILLIEHMLSQRPLEAAPLRLLDPLLYLAIGDHPARRTGLYFAPAGLTITGVRDLWRGLVWAIEAVPGEVRPTRPWPYWTTPEVDDGDPDLPFLH